A stretch of DNA from Pan troglodytes isolate AG18354 chromosome 21, NHGRI_mPanTro3-v2.0_pri, whole genome shotgun sequence:
GTGAGCAGTAGATTCTGATCTTTTTTTAACTCTATTTCATTCCTTTAGAAAGTTGGTTATAActtataaaattgtttaaataaacCATGCAGGTATCACCATTATATAGTTTTAAAGACCACGCTCTAGAGGAGATCAATTTCTTGGTACTCacgagaagaaaaaaaagttcatgtTTTTCCCCCAGTCTTGTATTTTAACATAAGTTCTGAATTGTCTCAAAATTCACACTAGCTTTTTGAGTTTGATTGCCCAGAGTAGCAGCACTCCCTCATTTGCtgccttatttaatttttttttccttttctccatcccTATTTCAGAGgacagaatagaaagaaaaggagcATGAATATTTAACATCCCTATAGATTTCATAGTGAGTGGGGGAGGAAGTAACACTGCAGAATCCAGAGTTCCCAGGCCATGCTGACTGATGCTGTGGCTTCAAACAGAATTGGGAGGCTTCTGTTTTGGATGCCTAGAAATTGCATAAGGGtcaaaaggctgggcgcagtggctcatgcctgtaatcccagcactttgggaggccgaggcaggtggaacacgaggtcaagagatcgagaccatcctggccaatgtggtgaaaccccatctctactaaaaatacaaaaaaaaaaaaaaaaaaaaaaaaaattaaccgggcgtggtggtgggcgcctgtagtcccagctacttcggaggctgaggcaggagaatggcatgaacccgggagacggagcttgcagtgagccaaaattgcgccactgcactccagcctggcgacagagcgagactctgtctcaaaaaaaaacaaaaaaaaaaaacgaaattGTGTAAGGATCATGTCTCTTCCATTCAtgcttatcttttctttctttcctgggcAGCTTGCTCTGAGAGCAGGCAatgaaaaggaggaaggagaaacagCGGACACTGTGGGTTGCTGCTCACTTCGTGTGGAGCACATCAATCTACACCCAGAGTTGGATGGTCAGGAATATGTGGTAGAGTTTGACTTCCTCGGGAAGGACTCCATCAGATACTATAACAAGGTCCCTGTTGAGAAACGAGTAAGTTAATGTACCTGTACTGTCTGACTTGTTTTTCATTATTCAACAAGCATGGGTTGACTGCTTTTTTGTGTGCTTTGCACTTTGCTGGGCACCAGCAAAAGTGACTTGAGACAGgcaacatggcacatgcctgtagacccagctactcagaaggctgagacaggaggatcactggagaccaaaagtttgaggctgtagtgtgctgtgatcacacctgtgaatagccactgtactccagcctgggcaaaatagtgagaccttgcctctcaaattaaaataaataaaaataaatgacttgaAAGAGGGGAGAGGTATTATTTGATATCTTGTGTACCTCCTTTTAGTCACTGTTCCGCCCTGTGCTACCTTCCTGGTAAGGAGTGGCCTTCTCCTATAGCAGTATTCAATGGAGCATGCTGTAGAATAGGCCCTTAGAGCAAACTCAGCATATGATTTAACTATATCTTAGTATCCCCTGGTCATGTGGTACATTTGTCACTTTTCATCTTTGCTCAGCctctctccaactcctgactgaGTGAAAGGTTAATGTTAGTCCCCAGATCTCTGAGCCCATCACTGAAGAGGGTACTACAGCTCTGTAGTCCCAACCTAATCTTTTCCATAGTATTGGGCTTGAACCAGAGACTTATAGTGTGCAGGATCCTAATAATCCAGCCCACCAGCagtcctcttcttataaagacacctcttctcataaggacaccatAATCAGTAATCAGGTTTTGCTGGCTGTGGAAGTACTCTGGACAGATTAGATAACAGTATGTATCAATGTAAATTTTTGAAGCTGATACTGTGTAAATGTAAGGGAATATCTATTTTTAGAACATACATACTGAAATGTTTAGGACCATATTATAAGTAAGTACTTATAAATGTACTTTAGGACCATATTATAAGAAAGTGCTTATAAATGGCTCAGAACAaacaattatgtatatatatctgtaaatatacaCATGGAGAGAGTGAGCATACATGCGCACTGTGCAAATGATGAATggggcaaaatgttaacagtgaatCTCGGTGACGGATATATGCGTGTTCCTTGTGCCTTTTTCTTTGCAAGTTTCTTTAAGTTTGGGGTTATTTCTAAAGTTAGGATTTTTTTCAAGAGTAATAATTAGGATTCACTTATAtcttttaggtttttaagaacCTACAACTATTTATGGAGAACAAGCAGCCCGAGGATGATCTTTTTGATAGACTCAATGTGAGTAGACGAAGCACACAATGTTGAAGGGAGTCCCAGCCAGAGCCTCACAGTACCTAAAGGGGAGGGTTGCTGGCAGATGACTTGGGCTCTCCCTTTAGCCTGGCCTGCTCTGTGGCATCCCAtacactctctcttcctccctctgagTCCACGGTGAATCTGTAGTCAAGAGAAGACACATCTGCTGCAGAACAACTGCTAAAGCACTCAGCGTGGGGGGTAGATGAGCCCTACCTTTTATCCTTCCCTGCTCCTGCAGAGCTTTCCCTTCACTGGATGCCCAGCCACCCCTGCTGGAGACCCAAAACCTGTCCCTGATATCTTAATAGGGAAGGACAAATTTGCTTTATTGGTTTGTTAAGCCCACCAAcctgggccaggcttggtggcttacgcctgttatcccagcactttgagaggtcaagtagggcagatcccttgaggtcaggagtttgagaccagcctgggcaacatggcaaaaccattatccaggtgtggtagtccacacctgtagtcccagctgcttaggagcctcagaaggattgcatgagcccgggaggtggaggcggcagtgaaccgagattgtaccactgcactccaggctgggtgtcagagtgagaccctgtcatacacacacacaaagactgaAATACTTCATAGAGAGGCATCATGTAACCCTGTATTCTGgaattcttttcctctttccctaaCTTCCCACTTGTAGGGCAATAAACTTGACAAGATTGTGACTGCACTGGCATAAATTACTCCTAGGGCTGCCAGAAGGAGCAGGTAGTATAGCTTTGACCTAAATCTGTTGCTTTGTCTCCTCCAGACTGGTATTCTGAATAAGCATCTTCAGGATCTCATGGAGGGCTTGACAGCCAAGGTATTCCGTACATACAATGCCTCCATCACGCTACAGCAGCAGCTAAAAGAACTCACAGCCCGTAAGTATTGCTTGGCCAGATAGGGCCCACACCCCTACTAATGGTATCCGGTGACCTTGCTTATCTAAGTCCTAGAGTCAGTTCTACTTTTTTTCCCTACCATTGTGGTCAGACACTTTTTCCCTTTAGACCTCTAGTAGCGAGATAATGCTTTGTAGTATAAACATAGGATCAATGCTGTTTCCCCCTTCCCACCCCAACTTCAagatgaatttcatggaatgctGACAGCTTTTCACCTGCTACAAAAATGCCTGCATTtgtgttttatacatatattacttAAAAGCCCACAGAGTGAAGACAGTGCTATGATGTTCTGTTAAATTGGAGAGAGTAAAGTTGTCATGGTTACCAGAAAAATACAGGAACAAGTCCTTTCCTTGaggtttctgtcatttttttcccataagaGAGTAGATACTTTCTATAGCTGATTTTTAGAATATTATCATCAAGATccatgggctttttttttcctggagcccAGTCACTATTGAATTTCCACTGCCCTCTGTAAATACATCAGATGGCCTTAGAATATGAACCAGAAAAGCCAGAGGTAGGTATGTTGAGGGTCAGTATTTTAAGGTGGTATAAAGAATGCCAcactatacaaataaaaacaatttttttggatggcatttttaatttttctttttaaataagatactaccaggccatgtgcagtggctcacacctgtaatcccaacacttgggtagccgaggcaggagaatcacttgaacccaggagttccagaccagcctgggcaatgcagtgagaccttgtctctactaaaatttctaaaaattaggcaggtgtggcggtgtgcacctgtcatcccagctacctgggaggctgagcccaggagtttagggCTGTAATGAGCTACGAccataccaccgcactccagcttgggtgacagggtgagacgctatctttaaaataataataataaccataatAATACTACCAActgtggcttaattttttttttttttttgagacggagtcttgctgtcgcccaggttggagtgcagtggcgcgatctcggctcactgcaagctccgcctcccagggttcacgccattctcctgcctcagcctcccgagtagctgggactacaggtgcccgccatgtcgcccggctaattttttgtatttttagtagagacagggttcaccgtgttagccaggatggtctcgatctcctgaccttgtgatccgcccgcctcggcctcccaaagtgctgggattacaggtgtgagccaccgcgcccagccaaaatttttaaacttttaacgTCCCTTCAATTCCTCGTTCTGTTCTGGCTACATTGGGTGGAGAGGTGGGGAGGTAGGGAGTGGCCAGTATAGAACTTATGAATATGGGCAACAAACCATAGTAATATCAGCAGCACCTATGATGAGCATATGGGTGGGGAGGAAGCAAGGAGATGAAGGGTCCCTAGCCAAGTTCCCTGAGTAAAAAGAAAGGTGTAGATTTTATTATATTACCTAGACTCAGAGTTCCTCTTGTGATAGGAATTTACCCAGGCCAAGCTTACATATAAACTTCCTACTATCATTTTCTTAAGACTGTTGACTCAAATTTTGACCTTAGTCCTTGGTGGCAATTTGAATTAATCATCTGAGTAAGATAAGGGCCAGCAAAATCATGGGGACGAGGCACTGGGGGAAGACATACTGTGTGTTCACTTTTGGTGTACAAACTGACCCTCTTGCTACCATGTTCCTTTCTTTACAGCGGATGAGAACATCCCAGCGAAGATCCTTTCTTATAACCGTGCCAATCGAGCTGTTGCAATTCTTTGTAACCATCAGAGGGCACCACCAAAAACTTTTGAGAAGTCTATGATGAACTTGCAAACTAAGGTATCTTGGATAAAATGAAGGGAACTGTGTCTGCTGTGGGCAGATTATCTGCGAATGAGAGGATTCAGGGCTGAGATATCAGCAGGCCAGTGCTGGGTCTGTTGTAGAAGGTCTATGctaaagataaacaaatggaaatatgaTAGTAGTTAATCTCTGATCAAGATACTGAATATCAGAGTATCCATTATTCAAGAAATCTTTATTCTACGCATAGAAGTTCTATACTGGCCACTCCCTATTTTGAAAAACTAACTTTGGTGTACATTCTAATTGCTAATTACTGTCCTTATTGTACATGAGGAAAGTGGATTTAAAGAGAGTCTTCATAATTCCTTGCCACAGCCCAGAAATACAGCCATTTCCAAATTAGATTGTTTCAAATTGAAAAGATGATGaaacaattatatatttaaagtcTTTCAAATCCTAgcatagctatttttatttttacgcATTCCACAtgaatcatatttttatatagttcATCATCAAACATCTGTTGAATACTGGCCGTGTGCCAGACAACTTGCTGCCCTAAAGGGAAAGACTGGTGTGCAAATAGGTGCTATTCCTTGTCCCTGAGCCTCTTTCCTCCTCCTAACTCCGCCTGGTACTGAGCTTTTAAACCATAAGGCACTTAACAtttgatgatgaacatttttgtgTTAGCAGTGACTTCATAACTAGTTCATCCTAACATGGTGGTCCACAGTGAGAATTTGCAGATATTTCATTATAGAACAGATACACAgggttaaaaaggaaacaaattatattgaaatacagttatcaaaatacattttaaagtccGATAATAGATGTGCTTCCTTATTAAGGTCTTGAGGTGGCCTGTAGTAAATTTCAAGGTAGTAATTAATTAATATCAATGATACTTTAAGATTTCTGCAGCAattcaaatatgaaatgaaaatgtcTAACATCTATTGATGATAAAGTCATAAGTGCTGCTGCTATTACTATGgtttgttccccatattcataACTGAAGAAGAAATACTAAATTTCAGCtagaagctgggtgcagtggctcacacgtgtaatctcagcattttgggaggttgaggtgggagaatcacttgagctgagtaattcaagaccaacctgggcaacatagtgagaccctgtctgtattaaaaatttaaaaataaatataaataagttcCAAAAAGAGGTTATTGAAATTATAGATTTTTTCTCATCCAAGTTCATGGAATTCTATACTTGTACAACTGGAGTTTAAGAACTACTACTGTGGAATGAGACTGCATTTTAAGGCCcagaatattttccatttgttgagATTTCCTTAAGATAAGTACCCATGAGTAATACAGCTGGTTCAAAAGGTACACACAACTTATAATTTATGCTACAGATGCCATCTGGCTTTCTTGAAGAGATGTACATGTCCACAGTGAATGAGTATACATCCGTAGACCTTTGATTCCTTGGATCATATGATTGGCAGGCAAAGAACTCTATAGACGGCCCATCCTAGCAGCTCACATTTGCTGCCACTCTGTTAAATGCTGGTCATCTGGAATTGTTTATTCTCCTCATGTTATCATTACAAGCCAGAAATAAAAGCATGAATATTCAGGTGCTGTTTACCTAATTCAGGAAAACCCCTCCCAGGAGCATGAGGAGGTCTTTTGTTGCTCTCGCTCTGGAACCGGGTTTGGGCAGCCCAGGCTGCCTGCCAGACGAGCCCTCCAAGCCCAGGATTCCTCTCCTGTGTGCCCACAAAGCAAACACACGCCCCTGTTTGCCAAGTGAATCAATGGAGTCTTTGATGCTTTGAGAGAATTTGACATGGCCTGCCAATTTAGCATTCACAGAAATGGTTAAAAGATCGTGGTTTGCTACATTTCTATCCTAAAAAGAATCTGGCTAGTGGTGTCTGTGATGCTTTTGTATATAGAATCAGTCCCCTCAGTTTGGCTTTGGACAACATAGATGTTGGAAGTAAGCCATTCATAGTAAAACATATTTAGTGATCCTCTCACAATGGTGGCCTCTGTTTCCAATCTTGGGCTGTGTGTATCTAACAACAAACAATTCCAGGTTCAGTGAGCAGCCCAGTGTGTGTCAGACATGTTATTTACTCCGTAGAGGTTGTCTTCACCTCACATAGATGACCATAGGTATGGGGGTCTCCTGCCCTCCGAGTAGCGTGAGCTCACTGACAGGGGCTCTAGCTCCATGTTGttatccactgctgtctctaaGCAGGAATCTGAGAAGAACTTAGATTCACCAGGGGTGCTTCAAAGATTCTAACAAGCAAGAAAGGCTGAAACTGCCCTTGTCTGTTCCCTTATAGATATGGATTCCATGAGAGTTCACATGGGAAAAAAAGCTCCACAGCTAAAAGTGTTTTCACATCCATTGAGTGACAACTAAGGTCCTTCCCACCTCagacttctctcctttttttttgagacggagtctcgctctgttgcccaggctggagtgcaggggcatgatctcggctcactgcaagctctgcctcccgggttcatgccattctactgcctcagcctcccgagtagctgggactacaggcacccaccaccacacctggctaattttttgtatttttagtagagacggggtttcaccatgttagccaggatggtcttgatctcctgaccttgtgatccgccctcctcagcctccccaaagtgctgggattacaggcgtgagacaccgcgcctggtgacctctctccttttaaaaacagaatgccAAAGCTAAGCCCTGCCGTGTCCTGGTTTGGGACAGACTGGCTGAGCTGTTTGGCTTCCTGGGTGTCTTTTAATTGCCAGTTTGTAGCCCCTTGAGTACTCTCTTCAGTGCATCCCTTTTCCTTGAGAAGCTGGCACCGCCTTCCCAGAGTACTGGTGGGATCTGAGGAACGAGCTGGGGTTGCCCAGTAGATGCAAGtatcctgcttcagcttcctaaaGAGGAGCTCCTACAGTGTTCTTAGAATGAAAGCTAAGAACTGGCACAGGATCTATTTGATAAACAGCTGTCATTTGTAGCCATCCTTCCAGATGTATGGCAGCAGAGTGTTCTCTGATGGAAAGATCAGCACCCAGATTCCCAGCCCCAGCGGGTTCCTTTCCCTGAGCCCCTAGGTTACTGCCCTGTAAAACCCTTATTTCTTTCCAGATCACTGAAGAACAAATAGTTGAATTCACTAGTCCTTGTGCATCTTCTCCCTGCCTTCATGAAGCcacccttgttttttttttatctgacaAACCACTGACAGAGACAGCCTGGTCCAGATAACATCTTGGTTTCACCTTCTCAGGTGGAGCCATTTTTCCTCTACAGCTCATAATCTTACCACTATTATTTCCCCTAGATTGATGCCAAGAAGGAACAGCTAGCAGATGCCCGGAGAGACCTGAAAAGTGCTAAGGCTGACGCCAAGGTCATGAAGGATGCAAAGACGAAGAAGTATGTACCTGGTATTGTGAAAGTTGGGGCTGGTAGAGAAAAGTGTGTGCAGCATCTGTCAGGGCCCCTGGGGCCCTGGCTTTTCGATGGtttctgagaaatgtcttttgGAAATCTCTATACTAGGGTTTTTATTGACTCAAAGTGGCAGGATGGGTACAGTGTGCTCTTGTCTAGAGCCCAGGCCTGGTTCTTGAGGACTTTGCTATTCTTCTAGGGTAGTAGAGTCAAAGAAGAAGGCTGTTCAGAGACTGGAGGAACAGTTGATGAAGCTGGAAGTTCAAGCCACAGACCGAGAGGAAAATAAACAGATTGCCCTGGGAACCTCCAAACTCAATTATCTGGACCCTAGGATCACAGTGGCTTGGTAAGTGTTGAGCCCTCCTTGAGCTCCTGCTGCTAGCTCGAGAAAGGTGGAGGGGGTTCCGAGAGCACTGGTGGCCTTTACATGCTATTCCTAAGCTACACACTTTAGTCCTCTGGGGAAACTTCTGGCTTCAGCTGTGTACAAGTTACTCTGGTTGCTGAACCTTGTCTGTAAATGCATTGCAACATTCTGGTTGCTCCTAAATGGTCAGTGCTGTTATACTGCCTTGTAGTGTATATTTTTAAGAGGCAGGTGCCATCCCTATTCCTAATGGAACTTTAGGACAGGAATGGAAACTCTTAGCTTCTGGAAGAATAGGAAAGAGCCCATCCATCTCTACACTTCAACAAAACTTTTCGTTGAATTTTTTTGCAGTTGAAGGTAGGAACAAGAGATAAAGATGAGAATACAGATCTGAGCAACTTACACAGAGAGGCAGAGGGACCTTTAACAAAGGCAGATAAATACTAGGTTTCTCTGTGTGTCACACACAGTGTCACATAACATCTGAAACAAGTGGCTTTGTTATGGAAGATGTTTCGTTTGAGCTGTTAAGTTCTGAGCATAGGTGGAGATATCCTCCCCTATGGCACTTGCTAGTCCGGGCTAAAGTTTCCATCTAGGTCTTTTGTACCTCTTCCTGCTCGTTTTGCCTTGTTTGGTGCTAGAGATTTGGTTAGCTCTTAAAAGGCAATATAGTatagtggttaagaacatggAGAAAAACTGCTTGAGTTCAAATTTCAGGTCACTTACCAGCTAGCTGTGTGAGAAAATCAGTAAATTACCTAAcgtctctgcctcagtttcatcTGTACCTTTTTCACTTGTACATCTGCAGAAGCACCTACTTTAGAGATCACTGCcaagattaaatgagttgatcACATAAAACCTTTAGAACATGCTTGGTGCACTATTAATTTGCATCCTCACTAGACAGATGTGAAAGAGAAGATGGAACATCTGACCCTGGGCCTCAGATATGGGCCATTGCTGAGTCACCCTAATACCccccttatttctcctttgtttgcAGGTGCAAGAAGTGGGGTGTCCCAATTGAGAAGATTTACAACAAAACCCAGCGGGAGAAGTTTGCCTGGGCCATTGACATGGCTGATGAAGACTATGAGTTTTAGCCAGTCTCAAGAGGCAGAGTTCTGTGAAGAGGAACAGTGTGGTTTGGGAAAGATGGATAAACTGAGCCTCACTTGCCCTCGTGCCTGGGGGAGAGAGGCAGCAAGTCTTAACAAACCAACATCTTTGCGAAAAGATAAACCTGGAGATATTATAAGGGAGAGCTGAGCCAGTTGTCCTATGgacaacttatttaaaaatatttcagatatcAAAATTCTAGCTGTatgatttgttttgaattttgtttttattttcaagaggGCAAGTGGATGGGAATTTGTCAGCGTTCTACCAGGCAAATTCACTGTTTCACTGAAATGTTTGGATTCTCTTAGCTACTGTATGCAAAGTCCGATTatattggtgcgtttttacagttAGGGTTTTGCAATAACttctatattttaatagaaataaattcctaaactcccttccctctctcccattTCAGGAATTTAAAATTAAGTAGAACAAAAAACCCAGCGCACCTGTTAGAGTCGTCATTCTCTATTGTCATGGGGATCAATTTTCATTAAACTTGAAGCAGTCATGGCTTTGGCAGTGTTTTGGTTCAGACACCTGTTCACAGAAAAAGCATGATGGGAAAATATTTCCTGACTTGAGTGttcctttttaaatgtgaat
This window harbors:
- the TOP1 gene encoding DNA topoisomerase 1 isoform X2, which gives rise to MKLSPKAEEVATFFAKMLDHEYTTKEIFRKNFFKDWRKEMTNEEKNIITNLSKCDFTQMSQYFKAQTEARKQMSKEEKLKIKEENEKLLKEYGFCIMDNHKERIANFKIEPPGLFRGRGNHPKMGMLKRRIMPEDIIINCSKDAKVPSPPPGHKWKEVRHDNKVTWLVSWTENIQGSIKYIMLNPSSRIKGEKDWQKYETARRLKKCVDKIRNQYREDWKSKEMKVRQRAVALYFIDKLALRAGNEKEEGETADTVGCCSLRVEHINLHPELDGQEYVVEFDFLGKDSIRYYNKVPVEKRVFKNLQLFMENKQPEDDLFDRLNTGILNKHLQDLMEGLTAKVFRTYNASITLQQQLKELTAPDENIPAKILSYNRANRAVAILCNHQRAPPKTFEKSMMNLQTKIDAKKEQLADARRDLKSAKADAKVMKDAKTKKVVESKKKAVQRLEEQLMKLEVQATDREENKQIALGTSKLNYLDPRITVAWCKKWGVPIEKIYNKTQREKFAWAIDMADEDYEF